From Humisphaera borealis, the proteins below share one genomic window:
- a CDS encoding outer membrane protein assembly factor BamB family protein, giving the protein MKRGLWTLGVAGLMAVGIGCSGGRKASAAPVADAGKTSEPRTVEPKSPEGKVPEAKASQVKASEPAPESRVAEAKAAEPAPTPAPVKPVTEAAGTAIAAADTKAPVAQPAAGTAANPNAKDAPKVVPAEKAAKGFDPATAPQGARIKGWYQWRGPEQNGISRETGLVDTWNPDTGENVIWTSPVGGMSSPVIWNNKIYTWSRSDEVAYGEGDTRTFSAGPKTREALVCIDATTGKELWRHLNNMTQTEVPFHRLGWSSPCVDPSTGNVYALGSQCWMICLNGETGKVIWQRQMTEEFGMISTFGGRTQSPAVDEDQVFITGVAFGFGDNARSAHRIFAFNKHTGALNWTGATGGIPVDAPQNTPVVTVVNGQRLVIFAAGDGGVHAFQARSGKKAWTFLVSKRGLNTSVVVDGTKLYCTHGLGNFDSNALGRVFCIDMAQLEKGSPKELWKVTGIEAAFPTPVVTEKYLYVMDDRAKLYQYDKETGKQLWKKNCGQVGKPSPVFADGKLYAADGDGKFWILKPGEKSAETLSKVDLSEKLGREYVIYGSPAIADGRVYLQAATKLYCIGKKDSKPEYGQIPPMAEESAKQDKVASLQVIPADVVLRAGESVKFTVRAFDANGRFLSEIAPDKATWAVGKLTIPATPPPRNMPRPDNAPAPAGSADYKEPEKPATAPATLVAAPTLAGNLTGEVTADGTFVAKPGPHQAGAIDVTVDGVKTQARVRVFPPLPWKFDFEAAPVDKPPLTWLGAGGKYSVVVDPDNANNKVLQKLMNIDLYYRARTNFGAVDMADYTVQADVKANEKIIAERRVVPDGAVINQRYVLVLNGMQQRLQIHIWPSALPDPRNPSGSKHSTIDFPWEAKKWYRLKLEVTQHADKAVARGKAWPVGTDEPKEWQVALDDDIPNRTGNPGLFTVSLVGDQKSEVYYDNILVTDNKAAAPAANAK; this is encoded by the coding sequence ATGAAACGAGGACTCTGGACGCTCGGCGTCGCGGGACTGATGGCGGTGGGAATTGGCTGCAGTGGCGGCCGAAAGGCGTCGGCCGCGCCGGTCGCGGACGCTGGGAAGACCTCCGAACCCCGGACGGTCGAACCGAAGTCACCTGAAGGAAAGGTGCCCGAAGCAAAAGCGTCCCAGGTAAAGGCGTCCGAGCCGGCTCCGGAATCCAGGGTTGCCGAAGCGAAAGCTGCCGAACCCGCCCCGACCCCCGCACCAGTTAAACCCGTCACCGAGGCTGCCGGCACGGCCATCGCTGCCGCCGACACCAAGGCACCCGTCGCTCAGCCTGCCGCCGGCACCGCCGCCAATCCCAACGCCAAGGACGCCCCCAAGGTCGTCCCGGCTGAGAAAGCCGCCAAGGGCTTCGACCCCGCGACCGCTCCGCAGGGGGCACGTATCAAGGGTTGGTACCAGTGGCGTGGGCCCGAGCAGAACGGTATCAGCCGTGAAACCGGCCTGGTCGACACCTGGAACCCCGACACCGGCGAAAACGTGATCTGGACGTCGCCCGTCGGCGGCATGTCGTCGCCAGTCATCTGGAACAACAAGATCTACACGTGGAGCCGCTCGGATGAAGTGGCCTACGGCGAAGGCGACACCCGCACCTTCTCCGCCGGCCCCAAGACCCGCGAAGCGCTCGTCTGCATCGACGCCACCACCGGCAAGGAACTCTGGCGTCACCTCAACAACATGACCCAGACGGAAGTGCCGTTCCATCGCCTGGGCTGGAGCAGCCCGTGCGTCGATCCGAGCACCGGCAACGTCTACGCCCTGGGCAGCCAATGCTGGATGATCTGCCTCAACGGCGAAACCGGCAAAGTCATCTGGCAGCGCCAGATGACCGAAGAGTTCGGGATGATCTCGACCTTCGGCGGCCGCACCCAGTCGCCGGCGGTGGACGAAGACCAGGTGTTTATCACCGGGGTCGCGTTCGGTTTTGGCGACAACGCCCGCAGCGCCCACCGCATCTTCGCGTTCAACAAGCACACCGGCGCACTGAACTGGACCGGCGCGACCGGCGGCATTCCGGTGGACGCCCCGCAGAACACGCCGGTGGTGACAGTCGTCAACGGACAGCGGCTGGTGATCTTCGCGGCCGGTGACGGCGGCGTTCACGCCTTCCAGGCTCGCTCCGGCAAGAAGGCCTGGACGTTCCTGGTTTCCAAGCGCGGGCTCAATACCTCTGTGGTCGTTGATGGAACGAAGCTCTACTGCACCCACGGCCTGGGCAACTTCGACTCGAACGCGCTCGGGCGGGTCTTCTGTATCGACATGGCCCAGCTCGAGAAGGGCTCCCCCAAGGAACTCTGGAAGGTGACTGGCATTGAAGCGGCCTTCCCGACGCCGGTCGTCACCGAAAAGTACCTCTATGTGATGGACGATCGCGCCAAGCTCTATCAGTACGACAAAGAGACCGGCAAGCAGCTCTGGAAGAAGAACTGCGGCCAGGTCGGCAAGCCCTCCCCGGTTTTCGCCGACGGCAAGCTCTACGCCGCCGACGGCGACGGCAAGTTCTGGATTCTCAAGCCCGGCGAGAAGAGTGCCGAGACGCTGAGCAAGGTCGATCTGAGCGAAAAGCTGGGTCGTGAGTATGTGATCTACGGTTCGCCGGCGATCGCCGACGGCCGGGTCTACCTGCAGGCGGCGACCAAGCTGTACTGCATCGGCAAGAAGGACTCCAAGCCCGAGTACGGCCAGATCCCGCCGATGGCCGAAGAATCGGCGAAGCAGGACAAGGTCGCGTCGCTGCAGGTCATTCCGGCTGACGTCGTGCTGCGTGCCGGCGAATCGGTGAAGTTCACGGTGCGTGCGTTCGATGCCAACGGCCGGTTCCTGAGCGAGATCGCGCCCGACAAGGCGACTTGGGCGGTCGGCAAGCTGACGATTCCCGCCACCCCCCCGCCGCGGAACATGCCCCGCCCGGACAACGCACCGGCCCCCGCCGGCAGCGCCGACTACAAGGAACCCGAAAAGCCTGCCACCGCACCCGCGACGCTGGTCGCCGCACCGACACTGGCCGGCAACCTGACCGGCGAAGTCACCGCCGACGGCACCTTCGTCGCCAAGCCCGGCCCGCACCAGGCCGGTGCGATTGACGTGACGGTTGACGGCGTCAAGACGCAGGCGCGCGTGCGCGTCTTCCCGCCGCTGCCCTGGAAGTTCGATTTCGAAGCGGCCCCCGTCGATAAGCCGCCGCTGACCTGGCTCGGTGCCGGCGGCAAGTACTCCGTCGTCGTCGACCCGGACAACGCGAACAACAAGGTCCTCCAGAAGCTGATGAACATCGACCTGTACTACCGCGCCCGGACGAACTTCGGTGCGGTGGACATGGCCGATTACACGGTGCAGGCCGACGTGAAGGCCAACGAGAAGATCATCGCCGAGCGGCGTGTTGTCCCCGATGGCGCGGTCATCAATCAGCGGTATGTGCTGGTGCTGAACGGCATGCAGCAGCGCCTGCAGATTCACATCTGGCCGAGTGCGCTGCCTGATCCGCGCAACCCCTCGGGATCGAAGCACTCCACCATCGACTTCCCCTGGGAAGCCAAGAAGTGGTACCGCCTGAAGCTGGAAGTCACGCAGCACGCCGACAAGGCAGTCGCCCGCGGCAAGGCCTGGCCGGTGGGTACGGATGAACCCAAGGAATGGCAGGTCGCGCTGGACGACGACATCCCGAACCGGACCGGCAATCCCGGGTTGTTCACGGTATCGCTCGTCGGCGATCAGAAGAGCGAAGTGTACTACGACAACATCCTGGTAACCGACAACAAGGCGGCCGCCCCGGCGGCCAACGCGAAGTAG
- a CDS encoding phenylacetate--CoA ligase family protein, with translation MTVSADLQPYSERYFSPLECMPSDTVTLAQRQSLRYLLDSVRGSNAFYRRKLDGIDFEPDAGDLALLPFTTRAELQKDQEAHPPYGTNLTEPVEDYRRFHQTSGTHGRPMRWLDTPDSWQALTDCWCTIFTAAGVGASDRILFPFSFGPFLGFWVAFDGASRLGAMVIPAGGTSTLGRLQMIAENAVTVVCCTPTYALHMAEVAAGHGIDLAASTVKSLIVAGEPGGNIPEVRAKIEKAWGARLFDHHGMTEVGPVSFECHEKPGGLHINEEHYLAEVIDPSTLQAVPDGTPGELVLTTLLRKASPLIRYRTGDQVILTRGKCACGRYYARLEGGILGRVDDMFTVRGNNVFPSAVEAILRRFDEVAEFRLTVFDRGPLAAVQLEVEPVSATIDARSLCEKVSRTIHDELHFKAGVTPVEVGSLPRFEMKAKRFVRK, from the coding sequence GTGACGGTTAGCGCCGACCTGCAACCCTACTCCGAGCGATACTTTTCGCCCCTGGAGTGCATGCCGTCCGACACGGTAACGCTGGCCCAGCGCCAGTCGCTGCGATATCTGCTGGATTCAGTCCGTGGGTCCAACGCGTTCTACCGGCGAAAGCTCGACGGCATCGACTTCGAACCCGACGCCGGCGACCTGGCGTTGCTCCCCTTCACCACCCGCGCCGAGTTACAGAAGGACCAGGAAGCCCACCCGCCATACGGCACCAATCTCACCGAACCAGTCGAAGACTATCGCCGTTTCCACCAGACCTCCGGCACGCACGGCCGGCCGATGCGGTGGCTTGATACACCCGACTCGTGGCAAGCACTCACCGACTGCTGGTGCACGATTTTCACCGCCGCCGGCGTCGGGGCGTCGGACCGCATCCTCTTTCCATTTTCGTTCGGACCGTTCCTGGGTTTCTGGGTGGCTTTCGACGGGGCCTCGCGTCTGGGCGCGATGGTGATCCCTGCCGGCGGAACCTCCACGCTGGGCCGACTCCAGATGATCGCCGAGAACGCCGTCACCGTCGTTTGCTGTACGCCGACCTACGCCCTGCACATGGCCGAGGTCGCCGCCGGGCACGGCATCGACTTGGCCGCATCGACCGTCAAAAGCCTGATCGTGGCCGGCGAGCCCGGCGGGAACATTCCCGAGGTCCGCGCTAAGATCGAGAAAGCCTGGGGCGCGCGGCTGTTCGATCACCACGGTATGACCGAGGTCGGCCCGGTATCGTTCGAATGCCACGAGAAACCCGGCGGCCTGCACATCAACGAAGAGCACTACCTGGCTGAGGTGATTGACCCCTCCACCCTCCAAGCCGTCCCCGACGGAACTCCGGGCGAGCTCGTCCTGACGACGCTGCTGCGAAAAGCGAGCCCGCTGATCCGTTACCGGACCGGCGACCAGGTGATTCTGACCCGAGGGAAATGCGCCTGTGGCCGGTACTACGCCCGCTTGGAAGGCGGAATTCTCGGGCGGGTGGATGACATGTTCACCGTCCGCGGGAACAATGTGTTCCCCAGCGCCGTCGAGGCGATCCTGAGGCGGTTCGACGAAGTGGCGGAATTTCGTCTAACGGTCTTCGATCGCGGGCCGCTGGCGGCGGTACAACTGGAAGTAGAGCCGGTATCGGCAACCATCGACGCTCGCTCGCTTTGCGAGAAGGTCTCGCGGACGATCCACGATGAGCTGCATTTCAAAGCAGGTGTGACGCCGGTCGAAGTCGGCTCGCTGCCGCGGTTTGAGATGAAAGCGAAACGGTTCGTCAGGAAGTGA
- a CDS encoding prolyl oligopeptidase family serine peptidase codes for MRLQRNLIVAAGCLSLGLGAWAFGQSTPAAKPTAKPETKASTKPAAPGAPKPATPAAAPKPPAPKDPNDVRPIPPLGTPLPPEDQAAVEKGAKELEAAIDELSATLQQKPQLQAYLPDVQIYYNAIHYGLKYNEFIAPKGSKDLRASAKQALAVLATGLERAKQLKAGQTPWATQSGPRGYVSKIDGSVQPYILFVPEIWKPGQAEPLPLALSCHGRNENLTELAFLSTKIDPSSSNSTVGDPKTKFVAMLYGRYCCANKLAGEIDLFETWERIAEQYPIDKARVSVTGFSMGGGALWHFAAHYGEKFCVATPGAGFSESQRFLKLAQNGEVPPWYESVLYRLYNATEHEENFFNTKTIAYAGDKDGQKQAGDVMEEALTKAGIQLERFIGPNTEHKYEPETKKKLDARVEELTKQGKDFLPQRVKFATYTLRYDSMLWLTVTGLEKHWQKATVDAEIAGGAAIKATTKNVSALFFKFPLKGSPFAIDKPITVDIDGQRVAFDEQSSLLGIYALRKTDGKWGRDTDPPTGLRKRHGLQGPIDDAFLSSFVIVRPTGKGLSEKTAGWAAKECDRAIGEWRKQFRGEARVKPSDQITDADIASSNLVLFGDPGSNPLIARVLPKLPIQWTSEKLVVNGKGFAGDRYVPVMIYPNPLNPTKYIVINSGFTFREADYLNNARQTPKLPDYAVIDTQTPPTKTSWGVLPKAGFFGEKWEWQADDGKIAP; via the coding sequence GTGCGTTTACAGCGAAATCTGATCGTGGCGGCAGGTTGTCTGTCTCTGGGGCTCGGCGCATGGGCGTTCGGGCAATCGACGCCGGCGGCCAAACCAACCGCCAAGCCAGAGACAAAGGCATCGACCAAGCCCGCCGCTCCCGGCGCGCCAAAGCCGGCGACGCCGGCCGCCGCTCCCAAACCTCCGGCACCGAAGGATCCCAACGACGTCCGCCCGATCCCCCCACTCGGAACGCCGCTGCCGCCGGAAGATCAGGCGGCCGTCGAAAAGGGCGCGAAGGAACTCGAAGCCGCGATCGACGAGCTGTCCGCCACCCTCCAGCAGAAGCCGCAACTGCAGGCGTATCTGCCCGACGTCCAGATCTACTACAACGCGATCCACTACGGCCTGAAGTACAACGAGTTCATCGCTCCCAAGGGGAGTAAAGACCTGCGGGCATCGGCCAAGCAGGCGCTGGCGGTCCTCGCCACGGGGCTGGAACGCGCTAAGCAGCTCAAGGCCGGCCAAACGCCTTGGGCGACGCAGTCCGGCCCGCGCGGGTATGTGTCGAAGATTGACGGATCGGTACAGCCTTACATCCTGTTCGTTCCGGAAATCTGGAAGCCGGGGCAGGCCGAGCCGCTGCCGCTGGCGCTCAGCTGCCACGGCCGCAACGAAAACCTCACCGAACTCGCCTTCCTCAGCACCAAGATTGACCCCAGTTCCAGCAACTCCACCGTCGGCGATCCCAAGACCAAGTTCGTCGCGATGCTGTACGGCAGGTATTGCTGCGCCAACAAGCTCGCCGGCGAGATCGACCTGTTCGAAACCTGGGAACGCATCGCCGAGCAGTATCCGATCGACAAAGCACGCGTCTCGGTGACCGGTTTTTCCATGGGCGGCGGCGCGCTCTGGCACTTCGCGGCCCACTACGGCGAGAAATTCTGCGTCGCCACGCCTGGCGCGGGGTTCAGCGAATCGCAACGCTTCCTGAAGCTCGCCCAGAACGGCGAAGTGCCGCCCTGGTACGAGTCGGTCCTCTATCGCCTCTACAACGCGACCGAGCACGAAGAAAACTTCTTCAACACCAAGACGATCGCCTACGCCGGCGACAAGGACGGCCAGAAGCAAGCCGGCGATGTCATGGAAGAGGCGCTGACCAAAGCCGGCATCCAGCTCGAACGCTTCATCGGCCCGAACACCGAGCACAAGTACGAGCCGGAGACCAAGAAGAAGCTCGACGCCCGCGTCGAAGAACTGACAAAGCAGGGGAAAGACTTCCTTCCCCAGCGCGTCAAGTTCGCCACCTACACGCTGCGATACGACTCGATGCTCTGGCTGACGGTCACCGGCCTGGAGAAGCACTGGCAGAAGGCGACGGTCGATGCCGAAATTGCCGGCGGCGCCGCCATCAAGGCGACGACGAAGAACGTCAGCGCCCTGTTCTTCAAGTTCCCGTTGAAGGGAAGTCCGTTCGCGATCGACAAGCCGATCACCGTCGATATCGACGGCCAGCGGGTGGCATTCGACGAGCAGTCGTCGCTGCTGGGCATCTATGCCCTGCGCAAGACCGACGGCAAATGGGGCCGCGACACCGACCCGCCGACAGGGCTGCGCAAGCGGCACGGCCTGCAGGGGCCGATCGATGACGCCTTCCTGAGCAGTTTTGTCATCGTCCGGCCGACCGGAAAAGGCCTGAGCGAGAAAACCGCCGGCTGGGCCGCGAAGGAATGCGATCGCGCGATCGGCGAATGGCGGAAGCAGTTCCGCGGTGAAGCCCGGGTGAAGCCGTCCGACCAGATCACCGACGCCGACATCGCTTCGAGCAACCTCGTCCTGTTCGGCGACCCCGGCAGCAACCCGCTCATCGCCCGCGTCCTGCCGAAGCTGCCGATCCAGTGGACGAGCGAGAAACTGGTCGTCAACGGCAAGGGCTTCGCCGGCGACCGGTATGTGCCGGTGATGATCTACCCGAACCCGCTGAACCCGACGAAGTACATCGTGATCAACAGCGGCTTCACGTTCCGCGAAGCCGACTACCTCAACAACGCCCGCCAGACCCCGAAGCTCCCCGACTACGCGGTCATCGACACCCAGACCCCGCCGACCAAGACGAGCTGGGGCGTCCTTCCCAAGGCCGGGTTCTTCGGCGAGAAGTGGGAATGGCAGGCGGACGACGGGAAGATCGCGCCGTAG
- a CDS encoding DUF6677 family protein, which yields MNPSETPPHNRPPHPLLVALAAWALPGLGYALIGQRTRGITVGVTIVLLFVSGLLVGGVRSLEVPTVEREEVQVARLEAARNQMTPPPKATLGDEIRAKPWSITQFFNGPVGFVGAYFSARASTVDEARLFDSRQSEIVTPGVESHARVNEIAVLYTAVAGMLNLLVIIDSAHRAGRMLEER from the coding sequence ATGAACCCGTCGGAAACGCCGCCTCACAACAGGCCCCCGCACCCTCTCCTTGTCGCGCTGGCGGCCTGGGCGCTTCCCGGTCTGGGTTATGCGCTGATCGGTCAGCGCACACGGGGCATCACCGTCGGCGTCACCATCGTCCTGCTTTTCGTATCGGGACTGCTGGTCGGGGGCGTACGGTCGCTGGAAGTGCCGACCGTCGAACGCGAGGAGGTCCAGGTCGCTCGCCTCGAGGCCGCCCGCAACCAGATGACACCTCCGCCCAAAGCAACTTTAGGCGATGAAATCCGCGCCAAACCCTGGTCGATCACGCAGTTCTTCAATGGGCCGGTGGGGTTTGTCGGCGCGTATTTCAGCGCCCGGGCCTCGACCGTGGACGAAGCAAGGCTGTTTGACAGCCGACAATCCGAGATCGTGACCCCCGGGGTCGAATCTCACGCACGGGTCAATGAGATCGCGGTTCTCTACACCGCCGTCGCCGGCATGCTCAACCTGTTGGTGATCATCGATTCGGCCCACCGGGCCGGGCGAATGCTGGAGGAGCGATGA
- the glmS gene encoding glutamine--fructose-6-phosphate transaminase (isomerizing): protein MCGIIAYVGQKNVQPLLIEGLKRLEYRGYDSSGLAVIDARRQMHLRRAVGRISVLEDRLAEGSPLPEANIGLAHTRWATHGPPTEANAHPHVDAAGRIALVHNGIIENYVAIKQLLVEKGYTFKSQTDTEVLAQLIGDLCIQIKEQNHLPPGASILQRAVQAALNEVEGTYGIAVVSSDEPQTLVVARKGSPLIIGVGDDEYVVASDASAIIEHTTQVVHLNDHEMAVLRAGPGRETSFRTMTIGDITVSPVVQQLENKLEEYELGDYEHYMLKEIFEQPNALRNCLRGRAEQREGRIVLGGLADHARDLVKARRFILTGQGTAWHAALVGDYLMEDLAKVVTEATYASEFRYRNPIVEEGTVVVAISQSGETADTLAALREAKERGAMALGLINVVGSTIARETDAGIYLHAGPEIGVASTKAFTCQLAALTMLSVYVGRKKFMGQGQTQEVIDALCAVPDQLDVVLKTSEQVRDIAAKFVDRENWLFLGRGYHYPVALEGALKLKEISYIHAEGMPAAEIKHGPIALINDGMPVVFIATQGLQYDKVISNIEVVRARGGKIIAVATEGDTNIGRYSDDVIYIPHTIEPIQPLLSVVPLQLMAYHAAVLRGCNVDKPRNLAKSVTVE from the coding sequence ATGTGTGGGATTATCGCTTACGTCGGCCAGAAGAATGTGCAGCCACTCTTGATTGAGGGGCTCAAGCGGCTGGAATACCGCGGGTACGACTCGTCGGGACTGGCTGTGATCGATGCACGCCGGCAGATGCACCTCCGCCGGGCCGTCGGGCGGATCAGCGTCCTCGAGGACCGGTTGGCCGAGGGCTCCCCGCTGCCGGAGGCCAACATCGGCCTGGCCCATACCCGCTGGGCGACGCACGGCCCGCCCACCGAAGCCAATGCCCACCCGCACGTGGATGCGGCCGGTCGAATCGCGCTGGTTCACAACGGCATCATCGAGAACTATGTCGCGATCAAGCAGCTCCTGGTGGAGAAGGGGTACACCTTCAAGAGCCAGACCGATACCGAAGTGCTGGCGCAGCTCATCGGCGACCTCTGCATCCAGATCAAAGAGCAAAACCACCTGCCGCCGGGGGCTTCGATCCTGCAGCGCGCCGTGCAGGCGGCTCTGAATGAAGTCGAAGGGACCTACGGGATTGCCGTCGTCAGCAGCGACGAGCCGCAAACGCTTGTCGTCGCCCGAAAGGGCAGCCCGCTGATCATCGGCGTCGGTGACGACGAATACGTGGTCGCGTCCGATGCGTCGGCAATCATCGAACACACGACCCAGGTCGTTCACCTGAACGACCACGAGATGGCCGTCCTGCGCGCCGGGCCCGGTCGCGAGACGTCATTCCGGACGATGACGATCGGCGACATCACCGTGTCTCCCGTTGTCCAGCAGCTGGAGAACAAGCTCGAAGAGTATGAGCTCGGCGACTACGAGCACTACATGCTCAAGGAAATCTTCGAGCAGCCCAACGCATTGCGCAACTGCCTGCGTGGCCGGGCCGAACAGCGGGAAGGCCGAATCGTGCTCGGCGGATTGGCCGACCATGCCCGCGACCTGGTCAAGGCCCGTCGCTTCATTCTGACCGGACAGGGCACGGCGTGGCACGCCGCCCTCGTCGGCGACTACCTGATGGAAGACCTGGCCAAGGTGGTCACCGAAGCGACTTACGCCAGCGAGTTCCGCTACCGCAACCCGATCGTGGAAGAAGGCACAGTTGTCGTCGCGATCAGCCAGAGCGGCGAGACGGCCGATACGCTGGCGGCGCTGCGCGAGGCGAAGGAACGCGGCGCGATGGCGCTGGGGCTGATCAACGTCGTCGGCAGTACGATCGCCCGCGAGACCGACGCCGGCATCTACCTCCACGCCGGCCCCGAAATCGGTGTCGCCAGCACCAAGGCGTTCACCTGTCAGCTGGCGGCGTTGACGATGCTGTCAGTGTATGTCGGTCGAAAGAAATTCATGGGACAGGGCCAGACGCAGGAAGTGATCGATGCCCTCTGCGCTGTGCCCGACCAGCTCGACGTTGTGCTCAAGACCAGCGAACAGGTACGCGACATCGCGGCGAAGTTCGTCGACCGCGAGAACTGGCTGTTCCTCGGCCGTGGCTATCACTACCCCGTCGCACTGGAAGGCGCGCTCAAGCTGAAGGAAATCAGCTATATCCACGCCGAGGGCATGCCGGCGGCGGAGATCAAGCACGGGCCGATCGCGTTGATCAACGACGGCATGCCGGTCGTGTTCATCGCGACGCAAGGACTGCAGTACGACAAGGTCATCAGCAACATCGAAGTCGTGCGGGCACGTGGCGGTAAGATCATCGCCGTCGCGACCGAAGGGGACACCAACATCGGCCGCTACAGCGACGACGTCATCTACATCCCCCACACGATTGAGCCGATCCAGCCGCTGCTGAGCGTGGTCCCGCTACAACTGATGGCGTATCACGCGGCGGTCCTGCGCGGCTGCAACGTGGACAAGCCGCGGAACCTGGCCAAGAGCGTGACGGTGGAGTGA
- a CDS encoding glutaminase family protein — protein MRSRPLHRLPVCLLTILLGALASWGVACSGAPKTASQGDPASGAPGTRPDVAEPVTAVPAPLRAPAVPLITHDPYFSCWSFANELYADWPKHWTGAVHGMCGLVRVDGKTMRFLGGYPGVDTVKQTSVTVLPTRTIYTFDAGLVELTVTFLSPLVMDDMEMLARPASYVQFSVRSADQKKHDVQVYLDVTAEWAVHEVRQPVTWGRLAVDGLAAMKIGTADQKILGRKGDNVRIDWGNVLLAVPQGPGVKTAITSDKAARDGFVAGKLPEKDDEATPRAANQNWPVMAAAIDLGTVGGEKDSPALTSHLIVAYDDEYSVEFFGRQLRPWWRRMPGSTTEKMLAAAEEEWAKAQAHCGYADEQVIGDAMKSGGPKYAALVSLAYRQAVAAHKLVALPREPMKDPQGNPLPFLDGESFTPLFLSKENFSNGSIGTVDVTYPSAPLFLLYNPTLLKGMCDGIFYYRESGKWTKPFAPHDLGTYPLANGQTYKEDMPVEECGNMILLAAAICRVEGVPDYAAQHWKALSEWAAYLKDKGFDPENQLCTDDFAGHLARNANLSIKAIVALGAYAQLAETLEQKEVAAEYAKLAKELATKWAEAADDGDHYSLTFDKKGTWSQKYNLVWDRLLGLNLFPPEVAKKELAYYRTQQKPFGLPLDSRKTYTKSDWIIWTACLTGDKGDFEALLEPVYKYANETPSRVPLSDWHETTNGKMVGFQARSVVGGYWMKILADRMAGE, from the coding sequence ATGCGCAGCCGTCCATTGCATCGACTTCCCGTCTGTCTGCTGACGATTCTGCTGGGGGCGCTTGCCAGCTGGGGGGTCGCCTGTTCCGGTGCTCCGAAGACGGCTTCGCAGGGGGACCCTGCCTCAGGCGCGCCTGGTACCCGGCCCGACGTGGCCGAACCGGTTACCGCGGTGCCCGCCCCCCTTCGCGCCCCCGCCGTGCCCCTGATCACCCACGACCCCTACTTTAGTTGCTGGAGCTTCGCCAACGAGCTCTACGCCGACTGGCCTAAACACTGGACCGGTGCCGTTCACGGCATGTGCGGATTGGTTCGCGTTGACGGCAAGACCATGCGCTTCCTCGGCGGCTACCCGGGCGTCGATACGGTCAAGCAGACGTCTGTCACCGTGCTCCCCACCCGGACGATCTACACCTTTGATGCCGGGCTGGTCGAACTGACCGTCACGTTCCTTTCCCCGCTGGTGATGGACGACATGGAGATGCTGGCTCGGCCGGCGTCCTACGTGCAGTTCTCGGTCCGCTCGGCGGACCAGAAGAAGCACGATGTGCAGGTCTACCTTGACGTCACCGCCGAGTGGGCGGTCCACGAGGTTCGACAGCCCGTCACCTGGGGCCGGCTTGCGGTAGACGGCCTGGCGGCGATGAAGATCGGTACGGCGGACCAGAAGATCCTCGGCCGCAAAGGGGATAACGTCCGCATCGACTGGGGCAACGTGCTGCTGGCGGTTCCGCAGGGGCCGGGTGTCAAGACGGCGATCACATCGGACAAAGCGGCGCGAGACGGCTTCGTCGCTGGGAAACTGCCGGAAAAGGACGATGAAGCGACGCCCCGCGCCGCCAATCAGAACTGGCCGGTGATGGCCGCGGCGATCGACCTGGGAACCGTCGGCGGCGAGAAGGATTCGCCGGCACTGACCAGCCACCTGATCGTCGCGTATGACGACGAGTATTCCGTCGAGTTCTTCGGCCGGCAGCTTCGCCCCTGGTGGCGGCGGATGCCGGGCAGCACCACCGAGAAAATGCTCGCCGCCGCCGAGGAAGAATGGGCCAAGGCCCAGGCCCACTGCGGCTATGCCGACGAGCAGGTGATCGGCGATGCGATGAAGTCCGGCGGACCGAAGTACGCCGCCCTGGTGTCGCTCGCGTATCGCCAGGCGGTCGCGGCCCACAAGCTGGTCGCGCTGCCGCGCGAGCCGATGAAAGATCCGCAGGGCAATCCGTTGCCGTTCCTGGACGGCGAATCGTTCACGCCACTGTTCCTGTCGAAGGAGAACTTCTCCAACGGTTCGATCGGCACGGTGGACGTGACCTACCCATCGGCGCCGCTGTTTCTGCTTTACAACCCGACACTACTCAAGGGCATGTGCGACGGCATCTTCTACTACCGCGAAAGCGGCAAGTGGACTAAGCCGTTCGCCCCGCACGACCTGGGCACCTACCCGCTCGCCAACGGCCAGACCTACAAGGAAGACATGCCGGTCGAAGAATGCGGCAACATGATCCTGCTCGCCGCGGCGATCTGCCGTGTGGAAGGCGTGCCCGATTACGCCGCACAACACTGGAAAGCCCTGAGCGAATGGGCCGCGTACTTGAAGGACAAGGGGTTCGACCCGGAGAATCAGCTCTGCACCGACGACTTCGCCGGGCACCTGGCCCGCAATGCGAATCTGTCGATCAAGGCGATTGTCGCGCTGGGCGCGTATGCGCAGCTCGCCGAGACCCTGGAGCAGAAGGAAGTCGCCGCCGAGTATGCGAAGCTCGCGAAGGAGCTGGCGACAAAGTGGGCCGAAGCCGCCGACGACGGCGATCACTACAGCCTGACGTTCGACAAGAAGGGCACCTGGAGCCAGAAGTACAACCTGGTCTGGGATCGCCTGCTGGGCCTGAACCTGTTTCCGCCCGAAGTCGCGAAGAAGGAACTGGCTTACTACCGCACGCAGCAGAAGCCGTTCGGCCTGCCGCTCGACAGCCGCAAGACCTACACCAAGAGCGACTGGATTATCTGGACGGCGTGCCTGACCGGTGACAAGGGGGACTTCGAGGCGCTGTTAGAGCCCGTCTACAAATACGCCAACGAAACGCCCAGCCGAGTACCCCTCAGCGACTGGCACGAGACGACCAACGGGAAGATGGTCGGGTTCCAGGCGCGGTCGGTCGTCGGCGGCTACTGGATGAAGATCCTGGCCGATCGCATGGCGGGCGAATGA